The window CTTGAGACCAAGAGTGAGTTCAAGAGACATGTCTTCTTCACCATTAGCACCATCCCCAGCAGCAATGACATCATtgtctttgttttcattttttcccacCTGCCATATAATATACATTTAACTAATTCATATGCATCGAATTTATAAGGTaagaaatgaaaaaggaaaaaaaaaacgaagaagaaggaaaaattaCCCTTGAAGATTGATAGAGAGACTTGCAAGATACTTCCATTGGGGTTACCGTCCTAGTACTATCCAATTGTAGcatataagaaattgaaaaagatagataactaacaaattacaaaaaaataatgataatgcAATAACctaatttaattacttttgttGATTTGGGATAGCATCTCGAAGATGTTCATAGATCTGAAGGTACTGATGAGACTGCCTCTGATTCATTTTTCGTATCATTCTCCTTTCTGCATAAACAGAACATAATAAACTCACTATGCACCAGAGCCGGCGTGGAGATGTACTGAACTACAAGCGAGGGAGAATATTGGGTCtcatagttttaatttttagttttattttcttcttataatatagaaaaacaacTGTTTAAGACTCGATTTTTACAGTTTATACCACTAGACCACAAAATGTTTCCTGTAAAATCGGCCGAAAATTGGCTAATATTTCCAGCGGCCGCAAACATGTGCTTTCCTTGCTTGGCCTTGTGGCCGGCTCTGTATGCACTATGTTGAACATCAATGCATGTATTTTCGTATGCAAAGTTACAACactaacatatttatttaactCCAAATGAAAGTGTAcgatagttttctttttttttttggtaaaaggttaagTAAGTGTACCACAGTTATTTACCTTTTACAGATACTCCTTCCTTCTTGTTCCTATACATCTACGGGAAGTAAACACATATATTTGATTAAGTACATTGATGCATATATAGCTTTTATATGGATACATATCATGTATAGCTAGCTAATAATGTGTGTATGAATCATAAGAACCTGGAGATGGCTTTTAACTTGTGATAAAGTAAGGTCTCTTTCACCCATATAGTTCAAAATTTTCTTAGGTGTTGCTGCtgcaattaaaaatattaaatataaagaatctaaaaagagaaatttgatCACGGATAATATATAATCATCGAAAAAACTGAGAAGGGAGGTATCTTAATGAAAGAGACGGTCACTTTCAATGACGAAATTTTGAGATACTCTGTTTTCTTACAGAAGAATCGACTCTGTTTTAAGTTTAAAGAAAATCGCTTACTCCTTTCGCCACCGAGAAATTCAACGGCTTCAACAAAAAGGTGATGACGATCGTCAGTCCAGTGCATACGCGACATTGTTGAGGTAACGTAAGATCTAACGATCGCGTTTCTCATCAGATTTTTTTCTCCGGCTGAACTCTTcgttaattttatgttttttttataaaatgaacagtatatttatagaatattgttatgattaaaatattcatatataattcccaaaattaaaataagaaaagaaattcAATGCTTATTATTTCTTAGTTGTCACTtgtaatttcatatttaattatttctccaaacaaggaaacacaaaaatgcatattttcttaaaagatatattttctGACAACTTTGAGTTGTCTTTtgtctaataataataatatgtatgataggatttatatttttcaaatcaaaattaatattatcagatttatcttttttttatattctaattatatagatttatgtttatgtaataattgttttatattcAGAACTCATTTATGGCATAAGCATTGTTGCttattttccttattttgaacaaaatgatattaataatttaaaaaccatccaaaaaaataacacacacacacatatatatatatatatatttatttattttaattagaacTTTTTGAAAtaacctgacccatttttttttaatataatattaaactagcgatctcatactcactatcATCCTTACTCCAATCAAACCACGGTGAATAACATAAACCTAATGGAAACCAAATCAGCATTCAAACATCATTATAATTACCCACTCTAGAAACCTAATGGAAACAAAATAACACATCAACAAGCCGTTAGAACATCTTTCTCTTCATCGCCTTAATTCcgcggtcacactttgccttaacctgcaccacaaacaacaattgagatgcatgagtattatcacaaatactcagtgaggcaatcctcccatctactcaGCTATACACTCAAGAAATTGAGATCTCCAATCAACAACTAACAAATAACACAATCAAACTAAGCAACAAACAAAGATCAGTCGCTGCTGAAGAATGGTGCTGACCAATTGTAAAGCTCCAGATCCGTCCTACGGCCCGACgggccatcggacagccacgcGACGGTACAGTGGGAACCACACCGAGGTGGTACAGTCAAaggacggaagctgcagcttcccgaccGGTCTTCCCTGGACGCAATTCCACCCGCGACTGAGGCTGCTAAGGCTTTGCAACCTCTGCGgtctggtgcgttgtgttggcccggacaaggccaaGTATCAAATTCACTTGTCATGTTTCCcctaaaaatcatttatattacttatagtaaattattatattgaaaataagTTACCAAAGCAATATATACATAGTCGAATCCTTTTCATAGAATACATAGTAGGAAATATATaggttttacaaaaacacataaaaatctcTATCCGAcaccctaatgtttgctccagctctagactcatcCTAGGCTTCCTGaaagacaaaatattatcatgagtaatctaagattactcagtgatcTGGGTACCCCTTTTTCCTAACATGCATTCTAATTCTTCCCACCCCAACTACCCCAACAAGCATCAAGTAAACAAATCTGCGCAAGCAGAACATGGCGGAAgcagaaaacaaacaacaagcaatgaAGTTTAGATAAATTAAGACTTGACTCGATAAACATAGACACTTCAAtccaatgtttttaaacccgGACCGGACCAGCCGGTCGGACCGGTCCAACTGCGATCCGGTAGATATTCCGGTCTGGGTCACTCTAAAAATTGGACAACTAAAAACCcgcaaaaaactgaaaaaaccTGCTAAAAACCCGTGAACCAATGGTTGAACCGACGGGTCGGACCAACGGGTCGGACCAACGGGTcagtatcaaattaaaatagtttatttttatcacacttcaaactcaaaacaaattaatactaaatgttgttatttatagaaaaatcacttagttattttatctaatcatttaaaagtttaatttttgttgtttagtacttcattatgtatgttttgttcatatatttataaaaacgtagatgttatatttataaaatgtaaacaaaccaataaactaattgaccaGTGGTTCAACCGGTCCGACCGGTTGACCCAGTGACCCGAAAGACTTCAGGTTCAGcttccggtccggttttaaaaacattgcttCAATCCTATGGAAACACTTGACAAGCAAAGAagactataaataaatcaagatgAATCGATTACTCTAGAATCTTTTCTcctatgggccctcgataatctgttatGTTCCACAACAACTTCTCATactgaaaccacaaaggtaagcAGCATGAGCCACAAAGGCCGCATCGTCATGCAGCGGTcgggctagtagctagctaggcACCGAATTGTCTCTTAGTGTGAGTAACAACATGGGATTAGGCTCAAGAGACATCCTCTCAACACACAATTTAGTACTACAATAAGTACTACAATTCAAAGAGTTAGAAATAACACAGAGAATTTGGTATAACAAACCACATGCAACTTAAGAAAGAAATCAAGCAAAGCAAGCAAGAATTCATGCAAACAGTCAGCAAGCAACAAGAAATAAATTCAAGCAACTTAGATTGTTTTACATGCATGCAAGTCTAATTTAAGCAGAATATTGCAATTTAATTCATCAAGTAAACTATGATCAaattaatcatgcatgcaagcCCTTTGTTCGGTTTTTAAGCAATCCAAATTTGCTAACAACAATGCATCAAGTAAACATACCTTCTTTATGTAAACATGAGATTTCTATCTGTTCAATTTTCGACATGCATGCTAATCCTAGCATCAATTCTATGTGATTAAACAAgaatctagcatgaatcctaccagtTTAAGCATGCAACATCCTTTTAACTTAACTgattctagcatgaatcctGGTCTAAATGCAGCAAGCAATAGGTGCGTACAAGAGCCATAGAGCTCAAGCAGCACCCAAAACAAACTACCACAGACTCAATGTGATCTAGCAGAGGATTGAATGGTCGGAATTCACTGCACCGCGGATCAAACATCGTCTCTTCAGCGTCTAGACGATGTTCCCTTAACGTCCAGAAGCTCCGGCCTCTTCTTCTTAGGATGATCAGCACTTAGAGAAATTTTGGTCTTTCTTTTGGGCAGATAATGTCAAAAATGAACTGAGAGGCTGAGATTATAATTGATCCTCTCTTGATAGAGCATTCAAGAATCGAgatcatcaatttgatcaagaTTGGTTTGTTGTGTGTTCAAGAGAATGCAGCAAAGGGACCAGCCACGAGTTCTGTGATAATTTTGGCTTAGAATTGAGGCCATACTTATTCCTTTACCTAATGCTCCTGCTTTCACTGGAAGTCAATCCCCATCTGAAAGTGGTACAACAATGTCAATGAGAGGCGATGTCTTCACGGAGTTGACTTGTCGTTTAGATAATCACTATGCTTTGAGATATTTTGACTTTTggtaaatagaaaatttatgaATGAATTATGTTTATAACTTCAGCTCAAAGCATATTGTATAATGTAGAATTGGATATCGAACTAACTTGCCTCTTTATTATGTTCATATCATCATTTATATACACACGACATTAGGGTTACAATACACAAGACTAGGGTTGACGTTAACCGTCATACACAAGAAATGGACCAAACCCCAACATACACAAAACCCACATATAGCCCAACACTCCCCCTCACGTTGGAGCATGTGGATTCGAAATGCTCAACGTGGACATTATTGCCTCAAACTGAACATGACCCAACGCTTTCGTCAAGATATTAGCCAATTGATCCGAAGTAGCAATATGATGCGTGGCAATGGTTCCATCAGTGACTGCATCCCTCACTGCATGACAATCATTCTCGATGTGTTTGGTGCGCTCATGGAAGACTGGATTTGCAGCAATATGAATAGCTGCTTTACTGTCATAGAAGAAACGTATGGGAGATGTTCGTTCGATGCCCAATTCTTTCAACAACCGGCGTAGCCATTTGATCTCGCGAATTCCGGCAGCCATGGCACAACACTCAGCCTCAACAGAAGAATGCGAAACAgtcttctgtttctttgtcttccaaGAACTGGGAGAACCACCAAGCATGACAACAAATGCGCTGATCGAGCGACGAGTTAACGGACATGAAGACCAATCCGAGTCACAGTAAATTGTGAGAGTAAGATCAGAATCCGCTTTAAGAAGAATACCTTGACCAGGACAACCTTTCAAGAAACTGACAACACGAAGCGCAGCTTCCCAGTGAGCTGCACGAGGAGTCTGCATAAATTGAGCCAAAACATGGACAGAATAACTTAATTCAGGACGCGTATGCGTGAGATAAATAAGACGTCCAATCAGAAGACGGTAGGGCTTTGGATCATCAAGAAGTGGACCATCAGTAGTGGCTAGACGATGATTTTGTGGTAACGGCGTTGTCGCAACTCGTGTAGCACCAAGATCACCACAATCAGAAATAACATCCAAAGCATACTTTCGTTGAGACAGGAATATACCTTCTGGGCCACGGCTAACTTCAATACCAAGAAAGTATTTGAGCTTGCCCAAATCCTTCATAGCAAAACAGCGAGACAAATaatctttgaaattttgaaGCAAGTAGCCTTCATTGCCGTAGATGAGGAGATCATCGACATATATTAAAACACGAAGTTCAATGTTCGCACGAGTGTAAGAGAACAGAGAGTAATCCTCATAAGACTGAACAAATCCAAACCGAAGCAAAGCATCAAACAGCTTCTTAAACCAACACCGAGGAGCTTGTTTAAGTCCATAGAGAGACTTTTTAAGACGACAGACTTTATCAGGGTGAGAATGACGAAAGCCAGGAGGGAGTTTCATATAAACCTCCTCTTCCAAATCACCATGAAGAAACGCGTTATTGACATCCATCTTATATACTTCCCATTTTTTGGCGGCAACTAACCGGAGAACGGAGCGAACTGTGGTCATCTTAATCACAGGAGCAAATGTCTCGTTATAATCTTCCCCTTCAACCTGATGATTACCATGAATAACGAGATGAGCCTTGTACCGTTCGGGAGTACCATCCGCATTATATTTTGTCTTGTACACCCGTTGGCTCCCAAGCGCGACTTTACCCTCGGGGAGGTCTGTAACGTCCCATGTGTCTTTGTCTTCAAGAGCCACAACCTCCATGGTCATTGCATCATTCCATACCTTGATCCGTATGGCctctttaaaaaatttcagCTCCTTAGACTTGATAATTGTAGATAAGAAAGCCCGATGCCCTGGAGAAAACTGATCATCAAAAACATAATCCGTCAAGGAGAGAAATGGCATACCTTGGACGGTGTGGGAAGAATTTGATGGCTGGTCAGGAGGAGCGTGATGGGTATCCGCAGGTGTTGACAACACGTGATTGGTAACAACATAATCACTGAGACAAACATTTTCCTTACGGATTCGTTCACTGCGGCATAATGGAACAGGCGCAGGAGACAAAACAGCCGGAGCAACAACCGGCGGTGCAATGGCACCAAGAGGCGGAGATGAAGGAGGTGATGGTTCAGCTGGAAATAACGGAACAACAGCAGCAGACGGACTCCCCCTCACTTGAGTATCCGGTGAACTCAGCCACTCTCCATCACAATCACTAGTGTTCAGAGGAACGTACGACGAAGACTCAATAGTTTCAGCATAAGGGAAAACAGTCTCTTGGAAAACTACATCACGGGAGACAAAAAAGGCATTATTTTCAATATCATAGACCTTCCATCCTTTCTTACCAAAGGCATAAccaacaaaaatacaaagacgACTACGCTCCCCAAATTTGTCTTTATCACGAGAAACACGATGCACATAACAAGCAGAGCCAAACACACGCAAGTGATCATAGGCAGGTTTACAACCATGAAGAATCTCGTAGAGAGACAGACCTTTGTGTATCGAGAAAGGCGTGCGATTGATTAAGTAAGCAGCGGTAAGAACCGCCTCTCCCCAGAACTTGGTCGGCAAATTAGCTTGAAATAACAAAGCTCTAGCGACATTAAGAATGTGCCTATGCTTGTGTTCTACTCTTCCATTCTGCTGTGGAGTACCAACACAAGAAGTCTGATGCAAAATGCCGTGTTCCCGAAAATAAGAGGAGAGACACATGATTCCGTACGATTATCACTACGAACTATTTTAACTATTTTCTCAAACTGTTCTTCTGCATATGCTAGgaaatttgttaaaataccCCGGACTTCCGATTTTTCTAGCATCAAAAACGTCCAAACAGCtctagaaaaatcatcaacGATGGTCAAAAAATAAACTCCACCACAAGAAGCAGGAACACGATAAGGCccccaaacatcacaatgaatcaaattaaaacactCGGTTGCTTTATTAAAACTGTCATGAAAAACTTCTCTTGTCTGCTTGGCTCTTAAACACACGTCACAATGACTAGAGCCAGCTAACTTAGATGAACTAGAAATCATAGGTAAATCAGAAATCACATAAAAAGAAGGATGTCCAAGTCTTCGATGCCACAATGTGTCGTCAACAGCAGCTTTCACACTATGTATCTTGGCTGAAACAATCTCGTTCAAGTAGTAAACCCCATCACGCTCTTCACCGCTTCCAATCAAAGTCTTCGAGAAACGGTCTTGCAAACCACAAAATGTATCAGTAAACCACGCAACACATTTTGTTTGCTTCAAAATTTTGGAAACTGAAATTAATGTGCAATTCAAACTAGGCACATAAAGAACATTTTCCAAAGAGATTGTGCTTGATAATGGCAATTTTCCAACACATAATCCAAAGGTTTTGCTTCCGTCCGCAAAACCAACAGAACAAGGAGAAATCTTTGCAAtattttgaagagaagaaaggtttCCAGTCATATGATGAGAAGCCCATGTATCAAGAATGACCTCACCGAGAGCTTCCTTACCAGACAATCGATCACCACCACCGGCGGcttgtttttctttgcttgctttCTCATCAAGCAACTGTTGCAAGAGCTTCATCTGATCTTGCGAAAAATCTGGAAAGATCGAATGGTTGGAAGTTGTAGCGTGAGCCGTGACCACTCCTCGACCACGACCTGCTCCTGCTCCCCTTCCGTGTAGTCCCCTTCCAGTACCACGACCTTGGGGACGTTCTTCCCACCAATCAGGAAACCCAACAAGCTGCCAGCAGTCGCGCTTGTCATGCCATGTTCTCCCACAATGAGAACAGAGTTTTCGACCTCCCGACTTTAGGAGGGACAAAGAACCAAACTTGTTGCTTCCTAGGGGGTCGGATCGACCCAAATAGGCGACTGAGTCGCTTGCTGCGTCCTGGATAGATGAAGCGAACGACCCGCTTGCTTCATGTCGAGCAACAAATCCTACAGCATCACGCAGCTGTTCTCGACCGCGAGCAGAGGATAGCCGTTGTTCCTCGCAGATAACTTTCGAATAAGCTTCACCAAGTGACGGCAAGGGCGTTGTACCAACCAGATTCGTACAGAGTTTACCAAACCGAGCATCATCGAGTCCCAACAAGAACTGATGAAGCTTTTCCTTATCAATCTCTGTAGCAAATTTTGCGGTAACACCACAAGAACACCCGCCACAAGAACACACCAGGAGAGGACAGTAATTACGCAACTCATCCCACAACTTACAAAGCTTACCGTAGTACTCCAAAACACTCTGCCCATCTTGCCGACACGAGGCAAGCTGAGCCTTAATCTGATGGACACAAACTTTGTTGCCAACAGAGAAACGTTGCTTCAAATCTTCCCATAACTGATGTGCGTTAGAGAAAAAAGAGACGGTGGACTTAACCTTTGCCTCAACCGACGAACGGATCCAGCCGACAATCATTGAGTTAACTGTTTTCCAGTTTTTGTAGTCAGGATCATCAAGAGGAGGCTGTCCAATCGTTCTGTTGATGAAGCCAGTCTTTCGTTTTGCTTGAAGAGCATTAAGCATCTCTTCGGACCATTCGTTGTAGTTATCTCCATTCAAGATAACGGAGGAGATAGTTGTGCACAGATTGTCGGAGCTAGACAGAAAATATGGTGACAC is drawn from Camelina sativa cultivar DH55 chromosome 8, Cs, whole genome shotgun sequence and contains these coding sequences:
- the LOC104707603 gene encoding transcription repressor KAN1-like; translation: MSRMHWTDDRHHLFVEAVEFLGGERTATPKKILNYMGERDLTLSQVKSHLQMYRNKKEGVSVKERRMIRKMNQRQSHQYLQIYEHLRDAIPNQQNTRTVTPMEVSCKSLYQSSRVGKNENKDNDVIAAGDGANGEEDMSLELTLGLKY